The following are encoded together in the Strongyloides ratti genome assembly S_ratti_ED321, chromosome : 2 genome:
- a CDS encoding Sulfurtransferase has translation MLLASNKIFQLFNLKKTCLAYYCTKNNKLGKIIDTTTLNSIITNDKKDDGIKILDCTYVNEVKPNPEKFMNDEYGKFDDLIKKESPHKTMYMEAHIPTASLFDINCAMYPGKFERFSFYPENEFEKYIQKLGINKDDHLILYGRGVFGGNMFAARCLRLLQYYGQENISLLNGGLGKWINDGYQVVSGNELPKTEGNWKSKKGLKDMLITFDDLIVKDKDGKTIFDKAGDEYTFLDSRPHDQFVASFIDGSNNLPVSKLLNKDGTIADKKEILTLLKDLKIDTTKPIISYCNTGTQASLVSFIFEYLLGLKTKLYNGSLTELSEKDPARITSF, from the exons aTGTTATTAgcttcaaataaaatatttcaattgtttaatttgaaaaaaacaTGTTTAGCTTATTATtgtacaaaaaataataaacttggtaaaataattgataCTACAACATTAAATTCTATTATTACAAATGACAAAAAAGATGATggaattaaaatattagattGTACATATGTTAATGAAGTTAAACCAAATCcagaaaaatttatgaatGATGAATATGGAAAATTTgatgatttaataaaaaaagaatcacC acaTAAAACTATGTACATGGAGGCACATATTCCTACAGCAtcattatttgatataaattgTGCCATGTATCCAGGAAAATTTGAAAGATTCTCATTTTATCCAGAGAatgaatttgaaaaatatatacaaaaacttggtattaataaagatgatcatttaattttatatggaAGAGGAGTTTTTGGAGGAAATATGTTTGCTGCAAGATGCCTACGtcttttacaatattatgggcaagaaaatatttctttattaaatgGTGGTTTAGGTAAATGGATAAATGATGGATATCAAGTTGTTTCTGGGAATGAGTTACCAAAAACTGAAGGAAATTGGAAGTCAAAAAAAGGTTTAAAAGACATGTTAATAACATTTGATGATTTAATAGTTAAAGATAAAGATggaaaaacaatttttgataaagcTGGTGATGAATATACTTTTTTGGATTCAAGACCACATGATCAATTTGTTG catCATTTATTGATGGTTCCAATAATCTTCCAGTTTCTAAACTTCTCAACAAAGATGGAACAATTGctgataaaaaagaaatacttacattattaaaagatcTTAAAATAGATACTACAAAACCAATAATAAGTTATTGTAATACAGGAACACAGGCATCATTAGTTAGTTTTATCTTTGAATATCTTTTAGGATTAAAAACTAAATTATACAATGGTAGTTTGACTGAACTTTCTGAAAAAGACCCAGCTCGTATTACatctttttaa
- a CDS encoding Sulfurtransferase, which translates to MLKFTNFIFFTLKSKNFVRKLSLDRIITPETLKEVIDKKIDQVKILDCTYTFGPKPDYETFMKLKYGKFDKLMKESSESKEKYLEQHIQSSIFFDMNCALYPGKYERFSFYNKNEFEEYPKLLGINKDDHLICYSRGSGGGNTFAGRCFRIFQMYGHKNISLLSGGFDKWKDYKFPIVNGEEKKITKGDWCGIDKNDIIITFEELEKKDSYGKCIFDKVGSSITMLDARNEEEFENSHIRGANSFPVNKLINTDGTLKSKYEIMEIITIKKINISNPIITYCVTGNLASLLSVILENIVLLPNRTYNGSIYEIEARDPSKLTS; encoded by the exons atgttaaaatttaccaattttattttctttactttaaaatctaaaaattttgttagaAAATTAAGTTTAGATAGAATTATTACACCTGAAACGTTGAAAGAagttattgataaaaaaattgatcaaGTAAAAATTCTTGATTGTACTTATACTTTTGGACCTAAACCAGATTATGAAACttttatgaaattaaaatatggaaaatttgataaattaatgaaaGAATCTTCAGa gagtaaagaaaaatatctAGAACAACATATACAatcatcaatattttttgacaTGAATTGTGCCTTATATCCTGGTAAATATGAAAGATtctcattttataataaaaatgaatttgaGGAATACCCAAAATTATTAGGTATCAATAAAGATGATCATTTGATTTGTTATAGCAGAGGTTCTGGTGGTGGAAATACATTTGCTGGACGGTGTTTTAGAATTTTTCAAATGTATGGTCATAAGAATATTTCACTTTTATCAGGTGGTTTTGATAAATGGAAAGATTATAAATTTCCAATTGTCAATggtgaagaaaaaaaaattactaaagGAGATTGGTGTggaattgataaaaatgatataataataaccTTTGAAGAGTTAGAGAAAAAAGATTCATATGGAAAAtgtatttttgataaagttGGGTCCAGTATAACAATGTTAGATGCTAGGAATGAAGAAGAATTTGAAA attctCATATAAGAGGAGCAAATAGTTTTCCAGTCAATAAATTAATCAATACAGACGGTACATTAAAAAGCAAATATGAAATAATGGAAAttataactattaaaaagataaatatttccAATCCAATAATTACATATTGTGTTACTGGAAATCTAGCATCATTGTTAAGTGTTATTCTTGagaatattgttttattaccAAATAGAACATATAATGGTAGTATATATGAAATCGAGGCTCGTGACCCTTCAAAACTTACATCATAA